The genomic segment GTCAAGCGCAACGTTCTCGCTGAGAAGCCTCGTGTGACCCGCTTCGCGATCAAGTGGTACGTTTTCGTAGACATGAGGGGAAAACAAGAGGCGACAGAATAGTGGAGCTAACTGGGAGCCTTAGGGACAACGATGCCGCCGCCCCCGCCGAGTTTCCCCCTGAGCAGCCCGAGGCTGACCTCGTGCCTGACGAGGATGAGTACGGTGCTGAAGAGCgtgacgaggaggaggaggccgagGCTAGTGGTGCCAACGGCGAGAAGCCCGCCGGTGAGGATCTCGAGATGGCCGGTGTCGAGAACGGCGAGGGTGAGGCCGTTCCTGCGGAGGAGGACGAGATGTCGGATGACGGCAGTGTTGATATCGAGGGCGAGAGCGAGGACGagctggaggaggagggcgagggcgagggcgaggcTGAGGCTGCCGATGACGACGCCATGGACGTCGACACCGGTGACAAGCCCGTCGCTGTTGCCGGCAAGGCCTAGGAGGTCGCTACTCACTAGGTGACGCCTGTCGAGAGATGTTTTGACGCTTTTGCCCATACCCCCATTGTTTTGCCGACCCAGAAGTTATTCGACTAGAATTGCGCAGGATGGCGGTTTACACGAAGAATACGACCTGGATGATGATTGCATAAGGTACCCGAACTATTCAGTATAGATGATGTGGTTTGGAGAGGGACCAAGTGCAGAAGGGACTCGATCCTAGTAATTAGATGCAAAAGATACCTTTTCCTGTGTGCCTCTTGGACCTCTTCCTGTTGACCTAGATGCGTGTCGAAGCGAGTCACCATTTTTCTACTTCCAAGGTTTGTAGTATTAGTTCCAACCCCGCGGTGGGAGAgataagaaagaaaaaaaaagtgaaTGCCAAGCTCCATGAAACGAATCCCGACGACACGATCTAGCGTCTTCTTCTGCATCATGCGACTGAGATTGAGACATTTTCAAACGGGCTTGCGAATTCCATCCTCTCCAGACCACACTAAGGCACCCCAGCAACCAGATGCCTCTCCCGCGCCCCTTGTCcacccctcccccctccGCCTCCTCAGGTTGGGTTTGAATAATTGCATCTTAACGCACGTGAATTCTCCTTGGCGGCATTCATCTGTCAGCAGCACAACGCCATTGACAACCGCCAAGGCAGCAGTCATCGCCAATCAACTTTCGATTACGACTCACACGATCACACGCCGTAGGCCGCGAAAAGCCGCTCCTAGTGGCCGGCGCCGGACGACACCCCATTGACAGCCCTGCTTTCTTGGTGATCGCTAATCGACTCCGACGACTCATGCTGAAAACTAACCTCACCTCGGTGACTCCTCCAGCTCCAACCCCACGTTGTATCTTCTTTACcctgccccccccccttcaTTCGCTCCCTTTTCCCCGGCATGCATTCTCAAGTCCCGTCTCCCTGCGTCACACCACACATTCGGGGCGCACAGAGATGCATACGGGGAACACATCCGTACCCACCAATCCGGTCCAGTGGCCGAAAAGCTTGGGTTCGGTGATGTCGGCCGATGTTCGCACGCACGCACCCCCCGGACCCATGAAGTCATCTCGAGACGGGACTATCACTTGCCGGCCTTCATCTCTCCCGCGCGCATGCTCGCACACACCGAAGACACCGCGCCGTACCTTTGAGTCCCTAGGCTCCGCAGCTCAGCCGCATTTGGGGTCGATCTTCTGGAGTGAGGGGAACGTCCTGGCTGCCTAGGCTAGTGATTGTGGTATAGCTGGAGATTGCCGATGGCACAGTATCCTGATTTCGGATGTCTTGTCGGAGGTCCAGGGCAAGGCAGGCTGTGCATGTTAGTGAGTAGAAAAGGGCCGCTGTTCTAGGAACGAGCTGCCCAGTTGATTCTCTTTTCTTGATTCATCATCTTTACAGAGTCACCTGCTAAATCTtccttaaaatatacttgATTTGACAGACTTGTTTTCGGTCCCTGCTATGTCAACCCGGAGCCCTGAGGAGCTGCTCAAAGCAGTCGAGGCAAGCCACGACCAATACCTCCGTAACTTACGAAGTCTACATGACTCCCTGGCTAGTGCCGCGAGAGACAGATCAGATACCAAGACAACAAACAACGCTCGCCAGCCATCCCCCCTCCTATTACCTTCTCCAAGCCCCGTCCAGAGTCCAGGGCAGAGTCCACCGCTTTCATCGGAAGCAACCTTCCAGCCTGCTCTTCGCCGTGCCCGCCGCTCAACCTTTTCAGACCCTATCGAGAAGCGGACACTGTCCAGCGTCGTTGAGAGAAAGCACGTACCGGCCTCCATTCACTCTGAGCTAGACGTCGAGTATCTTCCCTTACTTGACATTGCAGGCCCTCGAAGTGTCAACAGTTCAGATGGGACCCTCACAAGCCCTCCCACAAAACTAGTTGAGCGCGTATCATGGACGGACAATCAACTGCTACGCCATCTCAAGTACACTGACTTCACCGGTGGCGCCGCTATTGCGCTCACCGATGTGATCAAACGGCAAGCCGACATTGACGAGGATGCGGTATTCGAGGAATTCGCTGCATATGAAAGCCAGGGGTACGTCAGTTCAACCTTTGAGCTGTACGATGTCGACAAGGAAGGGTCACCTAGACCCGTGGGCAAACACCCAGACCGCCGTCCTCGAGGCGCCGCAGCCGACGCAGCTCCAACTCCTACTCAGATCGTCGACGCCCCGACGGTGTGGAACGCCCTCAAAGAGATTCACGCCGATGGCCAGGCCGTAGGTCTCGTAACGATCCTACAAGAACCGTCAGCTCTCATGCTCGGCGCGCTACATATGACCATGCGCCCATACTTCGACATGACGGAGCTCCTCAACCATCTCATCACAGACCATGGGAACAACGGCAAGACGACGGCCCACGTCCATCGAGCCTTTGCGAAGGATGCTTCGCCCTCGCATCTCCGCCAGCGCAGCTTCTTCTTCGTTTTCAAGTACTACACAGTCGTAGGCGAGGGCCTCGAACCAGCCCCCTTTCAAAAGTACGACAAACGCCCCGCGGACCGCCGCTCAAAGGACCACATCGACATTGCAGAATGCAGCTCCATCCTCGCCCTCTCCCTCTCCGGCCCACCACGCCAATCCGTGAAACAGACCCGCCGCCGCGAGGG from the Colletotrichum lupini chromosome 3, complete sequence genome contains:
- a CDS encoding ASF1 like histone chaperone — translated: MSIVSLLGVKVLNNPAKFTDKYEFEITFECLESLEKDLEWKLTYVGSATSDQYDQELDSLLVGPVPVGVNKFIFEADAPNTSRIPDADILGVTVILLTCAYDGREFVRVGYYVNNEYDSEELNAEPPSKPIIERVKRNVLAEKPRVTRFAIKWDNDAAAPAEFPPEQPEADLVPDEDEYGAEERDEEEEAEASGANGEKPAGEDLEMAGVENGEGEAVPAEEDEMSDDGSVDIEGESEDELEEEGEGEGEAEAADDDAMDVDTGDKPVAVAGKA